The Metarhizium brunneum chromosome 5, complete sequence sequence TGAGCGCGTCTCGCCGACCTGCCAGCTAACTTTGCTTCTCAGACGCCATTCGATACCTTGCGACCCATGACAACTCGTTCATACGCTACTTCGAAGGGCATGAGGGCAACGTGACCAATCTCGCGGTTCATCCCGGCAGCGACAATTTCATATCGTGCTCTCAAGACAACACCGTCCGTCTTTGGGACACCCAGTCCAAACATTGGCAGGGGCAATTGTTTCTCAGATCGCCGTATCTTGCAGCGTACGACCCTTCGGGCATGGTCTTTGGCGTTGCATGCCCTAGTAGCGGAACTGTGCTATTATACGACGTTCGTAACTATGACAAGGCTCCGTTTTCGACCGTAGATGTAGTGGAGCAGTGCAGCAAGATCGACCAGCAGAACCTTGTCAAGGGTTGGACCAAGCTGGAGTTCTCCAATGATGGCAAATCGCTGCTTGTCGGTACCAAGGGCAATGGGCATTTCCTCCTGGATGCGTTTGAGGGGACGCTCAAGGCCTACCTGCGCAAGCCTACGGGCGGAACCAGGCGACAGGCTCCAGGTGAGACGGCCTCATTATCAAACGGCAATGCGGCAACGGATCCTTCGAATTTCGACAGCAGCGGGGACTGTTGCTTTGCGCCAGATGGCCGGTTCATCATAAGCGGATCAAGACAGGATATCTTGGTGTGGGATTCTTTGTCCTCGATACCCGACCATAAGGTGTTGGAGCCCAACTGGACGCTCCCTGACAAGAGGGAAACAGCCGTTGTTGCCTTTAACCCCCGGTTCAACTTCTTTGCCACGGCGGATCAAGATTTATTGTTCTGGTTACCGGATGCCTCCTACATGAGCACCTAGACTGCGCCTTGAGTTGGAATATGGTTGTGGTGCGGAGTTAAGGCTGGGTTTTTAT is a genomic window containing:
- the Wdr82 gene encoding WD repeat-containing protein 82, whose amino-acid sequence is MSSTPMDLDRPSGVSINGRSLNIQRSFGGTASVSNLSDVIPSFRPTKLLRREDLKEGRPVPHVLSIDYDDEGELLMTSASDETIQIYNVKEGRHDKSLLSKKYGVKLAKFTHTNSSIIYASTKQNNAIRYLATHDNSFIRYFEGHEGNVTNLAVHPGSDNFISCSQDNTVRLWDTQSKHWQGQLFLRSPYLAAYDPSGMVFGVACPSSGTVLLYDVRNYDKAPFSTVDVVEQCSKIDQQNLVKGWTKLEFSNDGKSLLVGTKGNGHFLLDAFEGTLKAYLRKPTGGTRRQAPGETASLSNGNAATDPSNFDSSGDCCFAPDGRFIISGSRQDILVWDSLSSIPDHKVLEPNWTLPDKRETAVVAFNPRFNFFATADQDLLFWLPDASYMST